A genomic window from Brassica oleracea var. oleracea cultivar TO1000 chromosome C8, BOL, whole genome shotgun sequence includes:
- the LOC106310648 gene encoding zinc finger CCCH domain-containing protein 2 yields MQYLLLSSCTHLSDQNTKHTQTRRRKTMDVAMRPTVDIPPRKLLLAESSPRYSPRKHNWNSKVSNKIAIPEREEEKEDNNNSKETTKEYCYDSDTDDPYASEHFRMFEFKIRRCTRSRSHDWTDCPFAHPGEKARRRDPRRFQYSAEVCPEFRRDGDCSRGDDCEFAHGVFECWLHPIRYRTEACKDGKHCKRKVCFFAHSPRQLRVLPPENVSGGSASASPAKNPCCMFCSSSPTSTLLGNLSHLSRSPSLSPPLSPASHKAAAFSRLRNRAASTVSEAVSAAAAAGSVNYNDVLTELVNSLDSINLAEALHVSSSSPVTTPVSGAAAAAFASSCGLSNQRLHLQQQQSSPLQFALSPSTPSYLTNSPRPNIFSGEFTPPQRQINEFTAVRDKTSFEDGSCGDPDLGWVNDLLT; encoded by the coding sequence ATGCAATATCTTCTGTTATCATCTTGCACTCATCTCTCAGACCAAAACACAAAACACACACAAACAAGAAGAAGAAAAACCATGGACGTCGCGATGAGACCAACGGTGGATATTCCACCGAGAAAGCTTCTCTTGGCTGAGTCTTCCCCTCGTTATTCGCCGCGTAAGCATAATTGGAACAGCAAGGTCAGCAACAAGATCGCCATACCTGAGCGTGAAGAAGAAAAAGAAGACAACAATAACAGCAAGGAGACTACTAAAGAGTATTGTTATGATTCCGACACCGATGATCCTTACGCAAGCGAACATTTCCGTATGTTCGAGTTCAAGATCCGACGTTGCACACGTAGCCGGAGCCACGACTGGACTGATTGTCCTTTCGCTCATCCCGGAGAGAAAGCTCGCCGTCGTGACCCTCGTCGGTTTCAATACTCAGCTGAGGTTTGTCCCGAGTTTCGTCGTGACGGTGATTGCAGCCGTGGAGACGACTGTGAGTTTGCTCATGGAGTCTTCGAGTGTTGGCTACATCCTATTCGTTACCGTACTGAAGCTTGTAAAGACGGTAAACACTGTAAAAGAAAAGTCTGTTTCTTTGCTCATTCGCCACGTCAGCTTAGGGTTCTTCCACCGGAAAATGTTTCCGGCGGCTCAGCCTCAGCTTCTCCGGCCAAGAACCCTTGTTGCATGTTTTGTAGCAGCTCTCCGACGAGCACTCTTTTGGGTAATTTGTCTCATCTGTCTCGATCTCCGTCCTTATCTCCACCTTTGTCTCCGGCTTCTCACAAAGCCGCTGCCTTTTCGCGGCTGAGGAACCGCGCCGCTTCTACTGTTTCAGAAGCTGTTTCTGCTGCAGCAGCAGCTGGGTCGGTTAACTATAATGATGTTTTAACCGAGCTTGTGAACTCGTTGGACTCGATTAACCTAGCGGAAGCATTGCATGTGAGTTCCTCTTCTCCCGTTACAACGCCTGTTTCTGGCGCCGCTGCGGCTGCGTTTGCATCATCCTGCGGTTTGAGCAACCAGCGTCTCCATCTCCAGCAACAACAAAGTAGTCCTTTACAATTTGCCCTCTCGCCTTCCACTCCAAGTTACCTAACCAACTCGCCTAGGCCGAACATCTTCAGTGGAGAATTCACTCCTCCCCAGAGACAAATAAACGAGTTCACGGCAGTCAGGGACAAGACTAGTTTTGAGGATGGTTCTTGTGGTGACCCTGATCTTGGATGGGTCAATGATCTCTTGACCTAA
- the LOC106310051 gene encoding protein E6-like, translating into MASFGVKSTFCFLVAVLCFIGNNVEGREGKLFFSKFTHLDRPNKKEVALAPAPAPGPAQANGKLGDGPFGPGSGMIPQTKESWPVSTTTTDEEFEKLMATFDQEKSNNQLPEEFEEEEESQEDLSEQKDKYNNNGYTYTTNNYNDNRRGYGNEEERQGMSDTRFMENGKYFYDTRGRSSEYTPSRRYERARGNDHPNEFETMEEYYKSLEGGQEEFEP; encoded by the coding sequence ATGGCTTCATTCGGTGTTAAGTCAACTTTTTGTTTCCTTGTCGCTGTTTTGTGCTTCATTGGGAACAATGTTGAAGGTAGAGAAGGTAAGCTCTTCTTTAGCAAGTTCACTCACTTAGATCGTCCAAACAAAAAAGAGGTAGCTCTAGCCCCAGCTCCTGCTCCGGGTCCAGCCCAAGCCAATGGAAAACTCGGTGACGGGCCTTTCGGGCCAGGTTCAGGTATGATTCCTCAAACCAAAGAGTCATGGCCGGTTTCAACAACGACCACAGACGAAGAGTTCGAGAAATTGATGGCTACATTTGACCAAGAAAAGAGCAACAACCAATTACCTGAGGAGTTTGAGGAGGAAGAAGAGTCCCAAGAAGATCTTAGTGAGCAAAAGGACAAGTACAACAATAATGGATACACTTACACTACCAACAATTATAATGATAATAGGAGAGGTTACGGTAATGAAGAAGAGAGACAAGGTATGAGTGATACAAGGTTCATGGAGAACGGTAAGTACTTCTACGACACAAGAGGTAGGAGTTCCGAATATACGCCTAGCCGCAGGTATGAGCGTGCTCGAGGAAATGATCATCCCAACGAGTTCGAAACTATGGAGGAATACTACAAGAGTTTGGAAGGTGGTCAAGAAGAGTTTGAGCCTTGA